A DNA window from Parabacteroides johnsonii DSM 18315 contains the following coding sequences:
- a CDS encoding ABC transporter permease: MFDIDRWVEIWVTITRNKTRSLLTGFGVFWGILMLVILLGSGNGLKNGVLKNVDGFSTNSAFFFSERTGEPYKGYKKGRYWQMRNRDLETIRQRVKGVRYLSPMIMQWGGQNNVVRGQKAGTYNVRGVYSEYFNIETQHILAGRLLNEIDMIEKRKVCLIGNIVREVLFAPDEDPIGQYIRVNGIYYQVVGVIKPKPRAQIGGRTEESVMIPFKTLQQASNQGDKFWFLCATADDGYSCDKMVEDIKAVLRSQNEISPTDEHAISSFTIAKQFETFDMLFTGINILVWLVGIGTLLAGIIGVSNIMMVTVRERTREIGVRRAIGAKPFDIISQIMSESLLLTSLAGLIGLSVGVFLLDVVNNAMASGGGDASNETFFSNPEIHIGTAVAATVILLFSGLLAGLIPAWRAMQIKAIDAIREE, from the coding sequence ATGTTTGATATAGATCGTTGGGTAGAAATATGGGTGACGATCACCCGTAATAAAACCCGTAGCCTGTTGACCGGTTTCGGAGTGTTCTGGGGCATCCTGATGCTTGTGATCCTGTTAGGCTCCGGCAACGGTTTGAAGAATGGTGTGTTGAAGAACGTCGACGGTTTTTCGACGAACTCTGCTTTCTTCTTTTCCGAACGGACCGGTGAGCCTTACAAGGGGTATAAGAAAGGACGCTACTGGCAAATGCGCAATCGCGACTTGGAAACGATCCGCCAGCGGGTGAAAGGGGTACGCTATCTTTCACCGATGATTATGCAATGGGGCGGACAGAACAATGTGGTGAGAGGACAGAAAGCGGGTACATATAACGTGCGTGGTGTCTATTCCGAATATTTCAATATCGAAACGCAGCATATCTTGGCAGGACGTCTGTTGAATGAAATCGACATGATCGAAAAGCGTAAGGTGTGCCTGATTGGTAATATCGTGCGCGAAGTCCTTTTTGCTCCGGATGAAGATCCGATCGGGCAGTACATACGAGTGAACGGCATCTATTACCAGGTAGTGGGTGTGATCAAGCCGAAGCCCCGTGCCCAGATCGGCGGGCGTACGGAGGAGAGCGTGATGATCCCGTTCAAGACACTCCAGCAGGCTTCCAACCAGGGAGACAAGTTCTGGTTCCTGTGTGCGACGGCCGACGATGGCTACTCCTGTGATAAGATGGTGGAAGATATAAAGGCGGTCCTGCGTTCGCAGAACGAGATTTCCCCGACGGATGAACATGCTATCAGCAGTTTTACGATAGCCAAGCAGTTTGAAACATTCGACATGCTGTTCACCGGCATTAATATTTTGGTCTGGCTGGTCGGTATCGGTACCCTGCTGGCTGGTATCATCGGGGTTAGTAATATTATGATGGTGACGGTCCGGGAGCGGACACGTGAGATCGGAGTACGCCGTGCGATCGGTGCGAAGCCTTTCGATATTATATCACAGATCATGAGCGAGAGCTTGCTGTTGACATCCCTTGCCGGGTTGATCGGGCTTAGTGTGGGTGTGTTCCTGCTTGATGTGGTGAACAATGCGATGGCAAGCGGCGGAGGAGATGCGTCTAACGAAACGTTTTTCTCCAATCCCGAAATTCATATCGGGACAGCGGTAGCAGCTACTGTAATCTTGCTGTTCAGCGGTCTTCTTGCCGGGTTGATCCCTGCCTGGCGTGCTATGCAAATCAAGGCTATCGACGCTATTAGAGAAGAGTAA
- a CDS encoding efflux RND transporter periplasmic adaptor subunit has product MKNRIVKKVLRIIFLVVVGAAVVGTFYFLWKKAQPVITVYELVTPARDTIETKTVATGKVEPRDEVLIKPQMSGIISELLKEAGQMVKEGEIIARIKVIPEMVQLNSAESRVRVAKISLEQISATFKRDEELHKQGVISKEDYETSLANYKKAQEEAENAQDALEIIREGISKRSAASSTTQVRSTITGMILDVPIKVGNSVIQSNTFNDGTTIATVADMNNMIFKGKVDETEVGRIHEGMPIKLTVGAMESRTFDAELEYVAPKGVEENGAVLFEVKAAVHMPGDAFIRAGYSANAEIVLKRAENVLSVPESCVEFSGDSTFVQVVKAEKPEQQFEKRAVKVGLSDGIKIEIKEGLAENEKVRGAIVDPNKK; this is encoded by the coding sequence ATGAAGAATCGTATCGTAAAAAAAGTCCTGCGGATCATCTTTTTGGTAGTAGTCGGGGCTGCTGTTGTCGGCACTTTCTATTTCTTGTGGAAGAAAGCGCAACCTGTCATTACCGTCTATGAGTTGGTTACTCCTGCACGTGACACGATTGAGACGAAGACCGTGGCGACCGGAAAGGTCGAACCTCGTGATGAAGTCCTTATCAAACCGCAAATGTCGGGTATCATTTCCGAGTTGCTGAAAGAAGCCGGACAGATGGTGAAAGAAGGGGAAATCATTGCCCGTATCAAGGTGATCCCTGAAATGGTTCAGTTGAATAGCGCCGAATCGCGTGTAAGGGTGGCGAAGATCAGCCTCGAACAGATCAGTGCTACCTTCAAACGTGATGAAGAGTTACATAAACAGGGGGTTATCTCCAAAGAAGATTACGAAACATCTCTTGCCAACTATAAGAAGGCACAAGAAGAGGCTGAAAATGCTCAGGATGCTCTTGAGATTATCCGCGAAGGTATCTCCAAACGGTCTGCCGCTTCCAGTACGACACAGGTCCGTTCCACTATCACTGGTATGATCTTGGATGTGCCTATCAAGGTCGGTAATTCGGTGATCCAGTCGAACACGTTCAATGACGGTACGACGATCGCTACCGTTGCCGATATGAACAATATGATCTTTAAGGGGAAAGTAGACGAGACGGAAGTCGGTCGTATCCATGAAGGGATGCCGATCAAATTGACGGTCGGCGCTATGGAAAGCCGCACATTCGATGCAGAACTGGAGTATGTGGCTCCTAAGGGAGTGGAAGAGAACGGGGCCGTACTGTTTGAGGTGAAGGCCGCCGTACATATGCCCGGCGATGCTTTTATCCGTGCCGGTTACAGCGCTAATGCCGAGATCGTGTTGAAGCGTGCGGAGAATGTTTTATCCGTACCTGAAAGTTGTGTCGAGTTTAGTGGCGACTCTACTTTCGTGCAGGTGGTAAAAGCGGAAAAGCCGGAGCAGCAGTTTGAAAAGAGGGCCGTTAAGGTGGGGTTGTCCGATGGTATCAAGATCGAGATAAAGGAAGGTCTTGCCGAAAACGAAAAGGTACGCGGGGCGATTGTCGATCCGAATAAGAAATAA
- a CDS encoding TolC family protein: protein MRSQLIIATTLFLSGTLAWGQESAKQWSLEECIRYAIEHNIDLKQKEQEQESRKVELNTSKFSWLPDLNANVGQNFDFGRSPSKTGVIVDQNSANTSASVSLSMPIFDGLRIPNDIAARKLDLKAAVETLNKAKEDLSINVASYYVQVLYNKEVQKIAELQVALSNEQVVKTEALVKNGKVPLSQLYDMKAQLAKDEVSLTEARNNVKLALLDLTQSLELERDGENFDIVVPEIEDAVERYMSSILPPDNVYDHAVAFKPQIKEQEYLLESQKKMLKVAQAGYYPKLNFGASYSNGYYHYSGDGDYTNLPFSDQLKNNGRKTIGFSLSIPLFNRFQVRNNVRSARIGIRNRELMMENTKKVLYKEIQQAYYNATAAQDKYTASDKSVLASKEAFSYAEDRYAAGKSTVFEYSEAKTKYAQSLSEQAQAKYDFIFRTKILDFYNGTPITL from the coding sequence ATGAGAAGCCAATTAATAATAGCTACGACTTTGTTTCTTTCCGGTACTCTTGCTTGGGGGCAGGAATCTGCCAAACAATGGTCTCTGGAAGAATGTATCCGTTACGCGATCGAGCATAACATCGATCTGAAGCAGAAAGAGCAGGAGCAGGAAAGCCGGAAAGTGGAATTGAACACCAGTAAGTTCAGTTGGTTGCCCGACCTGAATGCTAATGTCGGACAGAATTTCGACTTCGGGCGTTCTCCTTCCAAAACGGGTGTGATTGTGGACCAAAACTCGGCCAATACCTCGGCCTCTGTCTCTTTGAGTATGCCGATATTCGACGGCTTGCGTATTCCGAACGATATCGCTGCCCGCAAGCTGGACTTGAAAGCGGCTGTTGAAACTTTGAATAAGGCGAAGGAAGATTTGTCGATCAATGTTGCTTCCTACTATGTGCAGGTTTTGTATAATAAGGAAGTCCAGAAGATAGCTGAGTTGCAGGTCGCGCTGAGCAATGAACAGGTCGTGAAAACCGAAGCTTTGGTAAAGAACGGGAAAGTCCCTCTTTCCCAACTATACGATATGAAAGCACAGCTGGCGAAGGACGAAGTCTCGTTGACTGAAGCGCGCAACAATGTGAAACTGGCATTGCTCGACTTGACGCAAAGCCTCGAACTGGAACGCGACGGTGAAAATTTCGATATCGTAGTCCCTGAAATCGAGGATGCTGTCGAGCGGTATATGAGCAGCATTCTCCCACCGGACAATGTCTATGATCATGCCGTTGCTTTCAAGCCGCAGATCAAAGAGCAGGAATATCTCTTGGAAAGCCAGAAGAAGATGCTGAAAGTGGCTCAGGCAGGCTATTATCCGAAACTGAATTTTGGTGCCAGCTACAGCAACGGCTATTACCATTATTCCGGTGATGGCGACTATACGAACCTTCCTTTCAGCGATCAGCTGAAGAATAACGGACGTAAAACGATCGGGTTCAGCCTGAGTATTCCGCTGTTCAACCGTTTCCAGGTTCGCAATAATGTCCGTTCCGCCCGTATAGGTATCCGGAACCGGGAGTTGATGATGGAGAATACGAAGAAAGTGTTGTATAAGGAAATCCAGCAAGCCTATTATAATGCGACTGCCGCCCAGGATAAATATACCGCATCCGACAAATCAGTCCTCGCCAGCAAGGAGGCTTTCTCTTATGCCGAAGACCGTTATGCCGCCGGCAAAAGCACAGTCTTCGAATACAGCGAAGCTAAAACGAAGTATGCCCAGAGCTTGTCCGAACAGGCCCAAGCCAAGTATGACTTTATCTTCCGTACCAAAATCCTGGACTTCTATAACGGCACACCAATAACACTATAA
- a CDS encoding glycoside hydrolase family 97 catalytic domain-containing protein, with amino-acid sequence MNTRFVTFVLLLFVWLEGNSVWAQYLPKLYQVFSPDKKLVMAIQRHNDGLLTYTFAANREVLIKESSLGFKLESQETVPSSGWKIENVSDRQVRNEWRPLWGKRAVVKDHFNELVIDLLNPAGQPERMQLVVRGYNDGFAFCYKIPEGEGECVNVQSELTAYNFAGDYTAWFYNGENHNIGPEKLTETDGTRLPVMTVKAGDRHYMAIHEACLETGAPLVLQSKGGESLFSVASKPADLSPGYTSAWRVVLYGTTPGVLTDSHLLELLNPDPDSRYDFSWVKPGLAVWDWRINGAVWDGFTYGMSYPSWVRMVDFAAEQGFKYLVLDANWYGPEFESDSDPVKGEKAQDVQRLLKYGKEKGVGIWLYLNDVGGRKYPIEKTLKQYGDWGAAGVKYGFMSGTQEEKNRWTKKITELCAQNRLLVDFHDGPVHPYGQMRTWPNAVTREYCHAQLDGHHVFEPKTFVTTVFVNMVAGPVDMNNGMFDLRQGHTTRVDESQPVPSTLVSEAARTLITFSGVTILPDIPEYYRKYPALLNFLSAQKMPWRESRTLAGEIGEYIVMMRETDDAYLVGAATNESGRMIDLPLSFLEKGKYTVEVIEDGDDAHYLTNRESLKTTTRQLTNNDKLTLKLAPGGGACLVIKKTPSMRVREQATFPLVSPSEKMNADIKVGGKNVEIDLFDNGEKVVTAKTLQFSLDENTLKGNWTVTNQKRKSVDQTWQPVYGERSVVTDRYNEVELTLQSDENRKEMVLSVRLYDEGLAFRYAFDKLDFWNRTVTDEKTQFLFQEDCKTWVTGMAQGAYSETKLSGLKGAADRPQVIQVDDNRFVAIGEAALVDYSRMKLEKSEAGFGVQSVLSGKVNLDLAGYRSPWRYVMVAGHPGKLVENNYFVLNLNEPNQIANTNWIKPGQVIREVTLTTTGSMACIDFAAENNIAYVLFDAGWYGAEEDVKSDATTVTVDPTRSKGPLDLPKVIEYANSKGVGILVYVNKKALHQQLDEILPLYKKWGIKGVKYGFVNVGDQYATAWLHQAVRKAAKYELMVDIHDEYRPTGYSRTYPNLLTQEGIRGDEESPSLDQTIYTLYNRMICGAGDYTNCYFAERVTKKMGGRAAQLAKLVAIYSPWQFVYWYDRPEKSPRRASGAGSVESVIKTDAATRFYNSIPTVWDETRFLEGEMGKYAVVARRSGSDWYVSMLNAGDKKQISLPLDFLKNKKNYTATLYYQASKQKKDVVDIKKIKLDDRSEITIDLIGNSGCVLHLRQNISG; translated from the coding sequence ATGAATACAAGATTTGTAACATTTGTTTTGCTGCTGTTCGTTTGGCTGGAGGGGAACAGCGTTTGGGCTCAATATCTTCCCAAGCTTTATCAGGTTTTCTCTCCCGATAAAAAGTTGGTGATGGCTATTCAGCGGCATAACGACGGTTTGCTGACATATACTTTTGCAGCCAATAGAGAAGTTTTGATTAAAGAATCTTCGTTGGGTTTCAAACTGGAATCGCAGGAGACGGTTCCTTCTTCCGGTTGGAAAATAGAGAATGTTTCTGACCGGCAAGTCAGGAATGAATGGCGACCGCTCTGGGGAAAGCGAGCTGTGGTCAAAGACCATTTCAATGAATTAGTGATCGATTTGCTGAATCCTGCCGGGCAACCGGAGCGGATGCAGTTGGTGGTCCGGGGGTATAATGACGGCTTTGCATTCTGTTATAAAATACCGGAAGGTGAAGGAGAGTGTGTAAATGTGCAGTCTGAACTGACGGCCTATAACTTCGCCGGAGATTATACGGCATGGTTCTATAATGGAGAAAACCACAATATAGGACCTGAAAAGTTGACGGAAACAGATGGAACTCGTCTTCCGGTGATGACCGTGAAGGCGGGCGATAGACATTATATGGCGATCCATGAAGCCTGCCTGGAAACAGGAGCACCTCTTGTCTTACAATCCAAAGGGGGCGAATCGCTCTTTTCGGTTGCTTCTAAGCCGGCCGATTTGTCGCCGGGATATACTTCAGCCTGGCGTGTCGTTTTGTATGGGACGACACCTGGCGTGTTGACCGATTCCCATTTGTTGGAGTTGCTGAATCCGGATCCCGACTCTCGTTATGATTTTTCGTGGGTGAAACCGGGATTGGCTGTCTGGGACTGGCGTATCAACGGAGCTGTGTGGGATGGATTTACATACGGGATGTCTTATCCTTCCTGGGTACGAATGGTCGATTTCGCTGCCGAGCAGGGTTTCAAATACCTGGTGTTGGATGCCAATTGGTATGGACCGGAATTCGAATCGGATTCCGATCCGGTTAAAGGAGAAAAAGCGCAGGATGTGCAACGGCTGTTGAAATATGGAAAAGAGAAGGGTGTCGGAATCTGGCTTTATCTGAATGATGTCGGAGGTCGGAAATATCCGATAGAAAAGACCTTGAAACAGTATGGGGATTGGGGAGCAGCCGGGGTTAAATACGGTTTTATGAGCGGAACACAAGAAGAAAAGAACCGGTGGACGAAAAAGATTACCGAACTTTGTGCGCAAAACCGTCTGTTAGTCGATTTCCATGACGGTCCGGTTCATCCTTATGGACAGATGCGTACTTGGCCGAATGCTGTGACGCGCGAATATTGCCATGCCCAATTGGACGGACATCATGTGTTCGAGCCTAAAACATTTGTGACGACCGTTTTCGTCAATATGGTTGCCGGTCCGGTCGATATGAACAACGGGATGTTCGACCTTCGCCAAGGACATACGACACGTGTGGACGAAAGCCAGCCGGTTCCTTCTACATTGGTTTCGGAAGCTGCCCGTACGTTGATCACTTTTTCAGGGGTGACTATTTTACCGGATATTCCGGAATATTACCGGAAGTATCCGGCTTTGTTGAACTTCTTGTCTGCCCAGAAGATGCCGTGGAGAGAGAGCCGTACCTTGGCTGGTGAAATCGGGGAGTATATCGTTATGATGAGGGAAACGGATGATGCTTACCTGGTCGGTGCGGCCACGAATGAATCCGGAAGGATGATAGATCTGCCTCTTTCTTTCCTGGAAAAAGGAAAGTATACAGTCGAAGTCATTGAAGATGGCGATGATGCCCATTATCTGACAAACCGGGAAAGCTTGAAGACTACGACCCGACAACTGACAAACAATGATAAACTGACATTGAAGTTGGCTCCCGGTGGTGGTGCGTGCCTTGTTATTAAGAAAACTCCGTCTATGCGTGTTCGTGAGCAGGCAACTTTTCCGCTAGTCAGCCCTTCCGAAAAAATGAATGCCGATATCAAAGTCGGGGGAAAGAATGTAGAAATAGATTTATTTGATAATGGGGAAAAGGTGGTGACTGCTAAAACTTTGCAGTTTTCTTTGGATGAGAATACCCTGAAAGGCAACTGGACGGTGACAAACCAGAAACGGAAATCGGTCGACCAGACCTGGCAACCAGTCTATGGGGAACGTTCTGTCGTGACAGACCGGTATAATGAGGTTGAGCTAACACTTCAATCGGATGAGAATCGGAAAGAGATGGTGTTGAGTGTCCGTCTTTACGATGAAGGACTGGCGTTTCGTTATGCATTCGATAAGCTGGATTTTTGGAATCGTACGGTCACTGATGAGAAGACACAGTTTCTTTTTCAGGAAGACTGCAAGACTTGGGTGACCGGTATGGCGCAAGGTGCTTATTCCGAAACAAAATTGAGTGGATTGAAAGGGGCTGCCGATCGTCCTCAGGTGATCCAGGTCGATGATAATCGGTTTGTTGCCATCGGGGAAGCTGCTCTTGTCGATTATTCCCGTATGAAGTTGGAAAAGAGTGAGGCTGGGTTTGGGGTACAATCTGTTTTGTCGGGAAAGGTCAATTTGGATCTGGCCGGCTATCGATCTCCCTGGCGTTATGTGATGGTTGCCGGTCATCCGGGAAAATTGGTCGAAAATAATTACTTCGTCCTAAATTTGAACGAACCGAATCAGATTGCGAATACTAACTGGATCAAGCCCGGCCAGGTGATTCGTGAAGTCACGTTGACAACGACAGGCAGTATGGCTTGTATTGATTTTGCAGCAGAAAACAATATCGCTTATGTGCTGTTTGATGCCGGTTGGTATGGGGCGGAAGAAGACGTAAAATCGGATGCGACCACCGTTACGGTCGATCCGACCCGTTCGAAAGGTCCGCTCGACCTGCCTAAGGTAATAGAATATGCCAATTCAAAAGGAGTTGGTATATTAGTCTATGTGAATAAAAAAGCGCTACATCAGCAACTGGATGAAATCCTGCCTTTGTATAAGAAATGGGGGATCAAAGGTGTAAAATATGGTTTTGTGAATGTAGGTGACCAGTATGCTACGGCGTGGTTGCATCAAGCGGTACGCAAAGCGGCCAAATATGAATTGATGGTTGATATCCATGACGAGTATCGTCCGACAGGCTATTCACGTACGTATCCGAATTTACTGACTCAGGAGGGTATTCGTGGTGACGAAGAGAGTCCGTCGCTGGATCAGACTATCTATACGTTATATAATCGCATGATATGCGGAGCGGGTGACTATACCAATTGTTATTTTGCGGAAAGAGTCACAAAAAAGATGGGTGGACGTGCTGCCCAATTGGCTAAATTGGTCGCTATTTATAGTCCCTGGCAGTTTGTCTATTGGTATGACCGTCCCGAAAAATCACCGAGACGGGCCAGTGGTGCAGGCTCTGTCGAGTCTGTGATCAAAACAGATGCCGCAACCCGTTTTTATAATTCTATTCCGACTGTATGGGATGAAACTCGCTTTCTGGAGGGAGAGATGGGCAAATATGCTGTGGTCGCCCGCCGTTCGGGTTCCGATTGGTATGTGAGCATGTTGAATGCCGGAGACAAGAAGCAAATCTCCTTACCCCTTGATTTTCTGAAAAACAAGAAGAACTATACCGCCACACTCTATTATCAGGCTTCCAAGCAGAAAAAGGATGTCGTCGACATCAAGAAGATCAAGTTGGATGACCGCAGTGAGATTACTATCGATCTGATCGGGAATAGCGGATGTGTGTTACATCTACGACAGAATATTTCTGGGTAA